One region of Bacillus zhangzhouensis genomic DNA includes:
- the mnmE gene encoding tRNA uridine-5-carboxymethylaminomethyl(34) synthesis GTPase MnmE gives MDTIAAISTPMGEGAIAIIRLSGPDAVQIADRMYKGPKEKKLVSVDSHTIHYGHIVDSSTEQVIEEVMVSVLRAPKTFTREDVIEINCHGGIVTVNKVLQLALREGARLAEPGEFTKRAFLNGRIDLSQAEAVMDLIRAKTDRAMNVAITQMEGRLSGLIKRLRGEILETLAHVEVNIDYPEYDDVEEMTHRVLVEKATSVKKEIESLLTTSQQGRILREGLSTVIIGRPNVGKSSLLNSLVQETKAIVTDIPGTTRDVIEEYVNVRGVPLRLVDTAGIRETEDIVERIGVERSRQVLKEADLILLVLNYSEELSEEDIKLFEAVSGMDIIVIVNKTDLEPKLDIEKVKQLAKDRPVVTTSLLQEKGIDELEIAIQSLFFTGSIESGDLTYVSNTRHIALLQAAKQSIEDALEGIEMDVPIDIVQIDLTRCWEQLGEIIGDAVHESLIDQLFSQFCLGK, from the coding sequence TACAATTGCAGCAATTTCTACACCGATGGGTGAAGGAGCGATTGCGATTATTCGTTTAAGCGGGCCTGATGCGGTACAGATTGCTGATCGGATGTATAAAGGTCCTAAGGAGAAAAAACTTGTATCGGTTGATTCACATACGATTCATTATGGTCATATTGTGGATTCTAGCACTGAGCAAGTAATAGAAGAGGTCATGGTGTCAGTATTAAGAGCACCAAAAACATTTACGAGAGAAGACGTTATTGAGATTAACTGCCATGGCGGAATTGTAACAGTCAATAAAGTACTGCAGCTTGCTTTAAGAGAAGGAGCAAGATTAGCGGAGCCAGGTGAGTTTACAAAACGAGCTTTCTTAAATGGAAGAATTGATCTTTCACAGGCCGAAGCGGTAATGGATTTGATTCGCGCAAAGACAGATCGTGCGATGAATGTAGCGATTACTCAAATGGAGGGACGTCTCTCCGGTTTGATTAAACGACTTCGCGGCGAGATTTTGGAAACACTGGCCCATGTTGAAGTGAATATTGACTACCCTGAGTATGACGATGTTGAAGAAATGACGCATCGAGTCTTAGTTGAAAAGGCAACATCAGTGAAAAAGGAAATTGAGTCACTGCTAACGACTTCTCAGCAGGGGAGAATACTTCGCGAGGGATTATCCACTGTCATTATTGGAAGACCGAATGTTGGGAAGTCTTCCTTGTTGAATAGTCTTGTACAGGAGACAAAAGCGATTGTAACGGATATTCCTGGAACAACAAGAGATGTCATTGAGGAATATGTAAATGTTAGAGGTGTACCGCTTCGTTTAGTCGATACTGCTGGTATACGTGAGACGGAGGACATTGTTGAGCGTATAGGGGTTGAACGATCTAGACAGGTCTTAAAAGAAGCTGACCTGATTTTACTTGTGCTCAATTATAGCGAGGAATTATCAGAAGAGGATATCAAACTATTTGAGGCTGTCTCAGGAATGGATATCATCGTGATTGTGAATAAGACAGATCTTGAGCCTAAGCTTGATATCGAAAAGGTCAAGCAGTTAGCGAAGGACCGTCCTGTGGTTACTACATCATTATTACAAGAAAAGGGGATTGATGAGCTTGAAATCGCGATTCAATCACTATTCTTCACGGGTTCAATTGAAAGTGGAGATTTAACGTATGTAAGTAACACAAGACATATTGCTCTCCTTCAGGCAGCAAAACAATCCATTGAGGATGCTCTTGAAGGAATTGAAATGGACGTACCGATCGACATCGTTCAAATAGATTTAACACGCTGCTGGGAACAGCTAGGTGAAATCA